The proteins below are encoded in one region of Eulemur rufifrons isolate Redbay chromosome 2, OSU_ERuf_1, whole genome shotgun sequence:
- the MAX gene encoding protein max isoform X8 produces the protein MLFWSSKGKARADQVLCSWGIHFSSSLMEDASKRKFRALEKARSSAQLQTNYPSSDNSLYTNAKGSTISAFDGGSDSSSESEPEEPQSRKKLRMEAS, from the exons ATGCTCTTCTGGAGCAGCAAG GGGAAAGCGAGAGCTGATCAAGTTCTTTGTTCCTGGGGAATtcacttctcttcctccctcatgGAAGATGCAAGTAAAAGGAAAT TCCGTGCACTGGAGAAGGCGAGGTCAAGTGCCCAACTGCAGACCAACTACCCCTCCTCAGACAACAGCCTCTATACCAACGCCAAGGGCAGCACCATCTCTGCCTTCGATGGGGGCTCGGACTCCAGCTCGGAGTCAGAGCCTGAAGAGCCCCAAAGCAGGAAGAAACTCCGGATGGAGGCCAGCTAA